The following coding sequences lie in one Phragmites australis chromosome 8, lpPhrAust1.1, whole genome shotgun sequence genomic window:
- the LOC133927698 gene encoding uncharacterized protein LOC133927698: MGKLGLSPLQKMTAAIRQLAYDVSSDAVDEYVRIGASMAMLALRKYMQAIVEVFGDEYLRAPNEADTARLLAEGERRGFPRMLGSIDCMHWVWKNCPKAWHGVYTCHTRKPSIVLEAVASYDLWIWHAFFRMPGSLNDINVLHRSNLFTRLTDGSAPPMSYSINGNRYDMGYCLGDGIYPEWATIVKAIPAPRGNKSIHFSVMQAAVRKDVERAFGVLQARFAIVRGPARVWDQSTLHNIMTACVIMHNMIIEDERGSASPV, translated from the coding sequence ATGGGGAAGCTTGGCCTTAGCCCGTTGCAAAAAATGACAGCGGCCATCCGGCAACTAGCATACGACGTCAGTTCCGATGCAGTTGATGAGTACGTGCGGATAGGGGCGAGCATGGCGATGCTGGCATTGCGAAAATATATGCAAGCTATTGTGGAGGTGTTCGGAGATGAATATCTCCGTGCTCCCAATGAAGCTGACACCGCGCGCCTCCTGGCAGAAGGCGAGCGCCGTGGGTTCCCCAGGATGCTCGGGAGCAttgattgcatgcattgggtaTGGAAGAACTGTCCAAAAGCGTGGCATGGCGTGTACACATGCCATACTCGTAAGCCTTCTATAGTTTTGGAGGCGGTTGCGTCGTATGACttatggatttggcatgcttttTTTAGGATGCCTGGGAGTCTTAACGATATAAATGTTTTGCACCGCTCTAACTTATTTACCAGGCTTACCGATGGGAGTGCCCCACCTATGTCGTACAGCATAAATGGTAACAGGTACGACATGGGATACTGCCTCGGCGACGGCATATACCCCGAATGGGCGACCATAGTGAAGGCAATTCCTGCACCAAGAGGCAACAAGAGCATCCATTTCTCCGTGATGCAAGCAGCTGTCCGCAAGGATGTGGAACGTGCATTTGGTGTCTTGCAAGCTAGGTTTGCTATTGTGCGCGGACCAGCTAGAGTATGGGATCAGTCCACATTGCACAATATCATGACCGCCTGTGTCattatgcacaacatgataattgagGACGAGCGCGGTAGCGCATCCCCAGTGTAG